The Panacibacter microcysteis genome includes a window with the following:
- a CDS encoding bestrophin family protein, giving the protein MLLKKNVPFKYVFGKIRYEIVVIALYATLIAFAYNSYHFTRITIPLAVPAVLGTVISLLLGFRSNQAYDRWWEARHIWGAIVNDSRSLARQIMSFTYDSYDGDEVDAFKERVIRRQIAWCYALGRHLREEEVDKGLEKYLNRKELEYVRGIDNIPSALMDLMGRDIKLALESGWINRFQQVELDRTLSRLCDSMGKCERIKNTVFPVTYSLYIHLALMLFIALLPFSVIEYFGFVEVPLVVAISACFLLIEKMAIHLQDPFENKPTDTPVTTIAKSIEKNLMQLYGNELQYNARHAVDATKAHTSAVQESIGIYEQHNTYVVSVHRKREEKQFYVL; this is encoded by the coding sequence ATGCTGTTAAAAAAAAATGTTCCTTTTAAGTATGTATTTGGCAAGATCAGGTATGAAATTGTTGTTATTGCGTTATACGCAACACTCATTGCTTTTGCGTACAACTCGTATCATTTTACAAGAATTACTATTCCGCTTGCAGTACCGGCTGTGCTGGGCACCGTAATATCATTACTTCTCGGTTTTAGAAGTAACCAGGCTTACGACAGGTGGTGGGAGGCAAGGCATATATGGGGTGCAATAGTAAACGATTCGCGATCGCTTGCCAGACAAATAATGTCTTTTACCTATGATAGTTATGACGGCGACGAAGTAGATGCATTTAAAGAAAGAGTCATACGCCGGCAGATAGCCTGGTGCTATGCATTGGGCAGACATTTACGGGAAGAAGAGGTAGATAAAGGTCTTGAAAAATACCTCAACAGGAAAGAGCTGGAATATGTACGTGGAATTGATAATATTCCCTCAGCATTGATGGACCTGATGGGCCGGGATATAAAACTGGCGTTGGAAAGTGGCTGGATCAACCGTTTTCAGCAGGTAGAACTTGACAGAACGCTTTCGCGTTTGTGCGATTCCATGGGTAAGTGCGAGAGGATCAAGAACACCGTTTTCCCGGTTACTTACAGCTTATACATACATCTTGCACTAATGTTGTTTATTGCATTGCTGCCTTTTAGTGTAATCGAATATTTTGGTTTTGTAGAAGTGCCGCTCGTCGTTGCTATTTCTGCGTGTTTTTTGCTTATTGAAAAAATGGCAATACACCTGCAGGATCCTTTTGAAAATAAACCAACGGATACACCCGTAACCACCATTGCAAAGAGTATTGAAAAGAACCTGATGCAGTTGTATGGAAATGAACTGCAGTACAATGCCAGGCATGCAGTTGATGCTACCAAAGCCCATACAAGTGCCGTGCAGGAAAGCATTGGTATTTATGAGCAGCATAACACTTACGTGGTATCAGTTCATCGCAAGCGTGAAGAAAAACAGTTTTACGTTCTGTAA
- a CDS encoding response regulator transcription factor: protein MENTYRILIAEDEPKLGLVIQEELTRQGYLADMAYDGAVAEKLFNQHNYSLILLDINLPYKNGLALCKEFRQQNNKVPIIMLTALGEIQDKVDAFSLGADDYLVKPFHFDELFARIKVFLKRAENTAQFSDKINVGDLEIDMNKKTVTRAEKNINLTAKEFSLLVLLSRNKGKVISKQEIMEKVWELSFDTGTNTIEVYISFLRNKIDKPFETKLIHTKPGFGYYVREAPLS from the coding sequence ATGGAAAACACGTACAGAATCCTTATTGCCGAAGATGAACCAAAACTTGGATTAGTTATTCAGGAAGAACTGACCCGCCAGGGTTACCTGGCAGATATGGCCTACGATGGAGCAGTTGCCGAAAAACTATTTAATCAGCACAATTATTCATTAATTCTTTTAGACATCAACCTTCCTTACAAGAACGGTCTTGCCCTCTGTAAAGAATTCAGGCAGCAGAACAACAAAGTGCCAATTATAATGCTTACCGCATTGGGCGAAATACAGGATAAGGTAGATGCCTTTAGTCTCGGGGCAGATGACTACCTGGTTAAACCTTTTCACTTTGATGAGCTGTTTGCCAGGATAAAAGTGTTCCTGAAAAGGGCGGAGAATACTGCCCAGTTCAGCGACAAAATCAATGTGGGCGACCTTGAGATAGACATGAACAAAAAAACGGTAACCCGGGCAGAAAAAAACATCAACCTTACAGCCAAAGAATTTTCCCTGCTGGTTTTGCTTTCCCGAAACAAAGGAAAAGTGATTTCCAAACAGGAAATAATGGAAAAAGTATGGGAACTGAGTTTTGATACCGGTACCAATACCATAGAAGTATACATTAGCTTTCTACGCAATAAAATCGACAAACCTTTTGAAACCAAGCTTATTCACACAAAACCCGGCTTTGGGTATTATGTGAGGGAGGCTCCTTTATCATGA
- a CDS encoding ATP-binding protein, which yields MRVRLKFVITLTLIVCAILAVAFLIIYTLYAQNRKKDFDNRLWAQAYRMYRDHYNVSDNNKQLLSKLAYYLDGAPAEFRTVLIDSDYNVIESQPDDIDFTVDTLQIQAIREAHELYFMQGQSQCVGLYFDTPGRVSYAITTGYDKFGILRLKSLKLTMIYVSIGALIIMAILTYFFVMKVSKPLVALSIQMRKVSENNLKQRVQLGKGDPRHNELIAIAKNFNGMLDRLERAFTMQKNFVHHASHDLRTPLATMLSQTESALRRELTPQEARKVLESLKEDQQGMIELTNALLLLSQYENITYTADWPEIRVDEVIYDSIASMHKMFPGIDIAFEFNPDEVEETHLYIKGNEVLLRSAMVNLLKNGVKYSVDGHVDISTQITESRIVINFENRGPVMQPEEVERMFFPFFRGENAQTKKGFGLGLSIVKRIVELHKCHISYEAINNNLNRFTLTFFRRQS from the coding sequence ATGAGAGTACGGCTAAAGTTTGTTATAACTTTAACCCTGATTGTTTGCGCTATACTGGCTGTAGCTTTCCTGATTATTTACACCTTATACGCTCAAAACAGGAAGAAAGATTTTGATAACCGCTTATGGGCACAGGCCTATCGTATGTATAGGGACCATTACAATGTGTCTGACAACAATAAGCAACTGTTATCAAAACTTGCTTATTACCTGGATGGTGCCCCTGCCGAATTCCGCACCGTACTTATCGACAGCGATTACAACGTTATCGAATCGCAACCGGATGACATAGATTTTACCGTTGATACACTGCAGATACAAGCTATACGCGAAGCGCATGAACTGTATTTCATGCAGGGTCAGTCTCAATGCGTTGGGCTTTATTTTGATACGCCCGGCAGAGTTAGCTATGCCATTACTACTGGTTACGATAAATTTGGCATACTACGCCTGAAGTCTTTAAAACTAACCATGATCTATGTGTCTATCGGCGCACTTATCATCATGGCCATTCTTACTTACTTTTTTGTGATGAAGGTCTCCAAACCATTGGTGGCACTAAGTATACAAATGAGAAAAGTAAGTGAAAACAATTTAAAGCAACGTGTACAACTTGGCAAAGGAGACCCGCGGCACAACGAGTTAATAGCTATTGCAAAAAACTTTAACGGCATGCTCGACAGGCTGGAGAGGGCATTTACCATGCAAAAGAATTTTGTGCACCATGCATCGCACGATCTGCGTACGCCGCTGGCTACCATGCTTTCCCAAACAGAATCTGCTTTACGAAGAGAACTTACACCGCAGGAAGCAAGAAAAGTACTGGAGTCTCTTAAAGAAGACCAGCAGGGAATGATCGAACTTACCAATGCGCTGTTGCTGCTCTCCCAGTACGAAAACATTACCTATACAGCAGACTGGCCTGAAATACGGGTAGATGAAGTAATCTATGACTCCATCGCCTCTATGCATAAGATGTTCCCCGGTATTGACATCGCTTTCGAATTTAACCCCGACGAAGTGGAAGAAACACATCTTTACATAAAAGGCAACGAGGTGTTGTTGAGGTCAGCCATGGTGAATCTTCTGAAGAACGGCGTAAAATATTCTGTGGACGGCCACGTAGATATCAGCACACAGATCACAGAATCGAGAATTGTGATCAACTTCGAAAACCGCGGGCCGGTAATGCAACCCGAAGAAGTAGAAAGAATGTTTTTTCCTTTCTTCCGCGGAGAAAATGCACAGACCAAGAAAGGATTTGGGCTTGGTCTTTCCATCGTTAAAAGAATTGTTGAGCTGCATAAATGCCATATCAGCTACGAGGCTATCAACAACAACCTCAATCGTTTTACACTAACTTTCTTTCGCAGGCAATCTTAA